One window of the bacterium genome contains the following:
- a CDS encoding helix-turn-helix domain-containing protein translates to MRLTFVQPRPELRPHIESFWVFECDAGLPSADTSIAAPNGCAKLIIPYRNSLLSRHPGGRPQETKAHGLYFVGVQERPTILTSAPRPTGFIAIEFSPHGAHRFLDLSMADTANGLFAFEDLRGRIGREWREGLGNLPGAGRKVQYVQACLAASLREDRPSSAVVDHVVRTLKRTGGLTPIKTLEGQTGYSSRYLELLFKEQVGVSPKTLARIFRFQRFYEKWARDRRYDLLTSEVYDYYHDQSHFAKEFKEFTGYAPRRFAAEVSNEFGRRLARR, encoded by the coding sequence ATGCGGCTGACGTTTGTCCAACCGCGGCCTGAGCTGCGCCCGCACATCGAGTCGTTCTGGGTGTTCGAGTGCGACGCGGGGTTGCCGTCCGCGGATACAAGCATCGCCGCCCCAAACGGCTGCGCCAAGCTGATCATCCCCTACCGGAACTCGCTGCTGTCGCGGCATCCCGGCGGCCGGCCGCAAGAGACCAAGGCGCACGGATTGTACTTCGTCGGGGTCCAGGAGCGGCCCACTATCTTGACGTCCGCCCCCCGTCCGACGGGCTTCATCGCGATCGAGTTCTCTCCGCACGGCGCGCACCGCTTCCTGGACCTGTCGATGGCGGACACGGCCAACGGCCTGTTCGCGTTTGAGGACCTGCGCGGCCGGATCGGGCGCGAATGGCGGGAAGGTCTCGGCAACCTGCCCGGCGCGGGCAGGAAGGTGCAGTACGTGCAGGCGTGTCTGGCCGCGTCGCTCCGGGAGGACCGGCCGTCGTCCGCCGTCGTCGATCACGTCGTGCGGACACTGAAGAGGACCGGCGGCCTCACGCCGATCAAGACGCTCGAGGGGCAGACCGGCTACTCCAGCCGGTACCTGGAACTGCTGTTCAAAGAGCAGGTCGGCGTGTCTCCGAAGACGCTCGCGCGGATCTTCCGGTTTCAGAGGTTCTACGAAAAGTGGGCGCGAGACCGACGCTACGATCTGTTGACGAGCGAAGTGTACGACTACTATCATGACCAGTCCCACTTCGCGAAAGAGTTCAAAGAGTTTACCGGGTACGCGCCCCGCCGGTTTGCGGCCGAGGTGTCCAACGAGTTTGGGCGGCGCCTGGCGCGGCGGTAG
- the treZ gene encoding malto-oligosyltrehalose trehalohydrolase, translating into MPGAVLLTGGRCRFRVWAPNARAVQVHLVAPDERRVALEPRDRGYHDAIVPRVAAGARYKYVLDGGAEFPDPASRLQPEGVHGPSEVADPAFPWTDGGWRGLALADYLIYELHVGAFSPAGTFDGVVRELDALVDLGVTAIELMPVAHFPGTRNWGYDGVDLYAVHTAYGGPEGLKRLVDECHRRGLAVILDVVYNHLGPEGNYLPQFGPYFTDRYRTPWGDAVNYDGPDSDGVRRFVLDNACRWITEFHVDGLRLDAVHAIFDESARHILEELGAEVHESGRAAGRRVVVIAESNLNDPRLTRPIARGGYELDAAWSDDFHHALHTLLTGERIRYYEDFRGVDDLALAWADGFVVAGRYSSYRRRRHGAPSRDVPAPRFVVCAQNHDQVGNRALGERLARLAGFEALKLAAGTVLLSPFVPLLFMGEEYGERAPFLYFTDHGDPDLAAAVRRGRREEYPEGEPPDPQSPETFERCRLNRALARDPRHRALSGLYAALIRLRKTVPALANLSKEPMEVRVVGPDARVMMARRWHGDSAAVMLFNYSPSPAVLEVPLPAGRWVLLLDSADARWAGPGRAAPPEQESHGSAALTLAPWSFALYDRQSIEGAAETVRPSSAGR; encoded by the coding sequence ATGCCGGGCGCCGTCCTGCTCACCGGCGGACGGTGCCGTTTTCGGGTGTGGGCGCCGAACGCGCGCGCCGTTCAGGTGCATCTCGTCGCCCCCGACGAGCGGCGGGTCGCGCTGGAGCCGCGCGACCGCGGCTACCACGACGCGATTGTCCCGAGGGTCGCCGCGGGGGCGCGCTACAAGTACGTGCTCGACGGCGGCGCGGAGTTTCCGGACCCGGCGTCTCGGCTGCAGCCCGAGGGCGTGCACGGGCCGTCGGAGGTCGCCGACCCGGCGTTCCCGTGGACGGACGGCGGCTGGCGCGGCCTCGCGCTGGCGGACTACCTGATCTACGAGCTGCACGTCGGCGCGTTCTCGCCGGCGGGCACCTTCGACGGCGTGGTCCGCGAGCTCGACGCGCTTGTCGACCTCGGCGTGACCGCGATCGAGCTGATGCCGGTCGCCCACTTCCCGGGTACCCGCAACTGGGGCTACGACGGCGTGGACCTTTACGCGGTGCACACCGCCTACGGGGGCCCGGAGGGGTTGAAGCGGCTCGTGGACGAGTGCCATCGCCGCGGTCTGGCGGTCATCTTGGATGTCGTCTACAACCACCTCGGCCCCGAAGGCAACTACCTCCCGCAGTTCGGTCCGTACTTCACGGACCGGTACCGGACGCCGTGGGGCGACGCGGTCAACTACGACGGCCCCGACAGCGACGGGGTGCGGCGCTTCGTCCTCGACAACGCCTGCCGGTGGATCACGGAATTCCACGTCGACGGTTTGCGGCTCGACGCGGTGCACGCGATCTTCGACGAATCGGCGCGGCACATTCTCGAGGAGCTCGGCGCCGAGGTCCATGAGAGCGGGCGCGCGGCCGGCCGCCGCGTCGTCGTGATCGCGGAGAGCAATCTCAACGACCCGCGCCTGACGCGCCCCATCGCGCGGGGCGGCTACGAGCTCGACGCGGCATGGAGCGATGATTTCCACCACGCGCTGCACACGCTGCTTACCGGCGAGCGGATCCGGTACTACGAAGATTTTCGCGGTGTCGATGATCTGGCGCTGGCATGGGCGGACGGGTTCGTCGTCGCGGGCCGGTACTCGTCCTACCGCCGGCGGCGGCACGGCGCGCCGTCTCGCGACGTGCCCGCCCCGCGTTTCGTCGTGTGCGCGCAGAACCACGACCAGGTCGGCAACCGCGCGCTCGGGGAGCGGCTGGCCCGCCTCGCCGGCTTCGAGGCGCTGAAGCTAGCGGCGGGGACGGTGCTTCTCTCGCCGTTCGTACCGCTTCTGTTCATGGGCGAGGAGTACGGCGAGCGGGCGCCCTTCCTGTACTTCACCGATCACGGCGATCCGGATCTCGCCGCCGCCGTCCGGCGAGGACGGCGCGAAGAGTATCCGGAGGGCGAACCGCCGGACCCGCAATCGCCGGAGACGTTCGAGCGGTGCCGGCTCAACCGCGCGCTGGCGCGCGACCCGCGTCACCGGGCGCTGTCGGGACTCTACGCGGCGCTGATCCGTCTACGCAAGACCGTCCCGGCGCTGGCCAACCTGAGCAAAGAACCGATGGAGGTGCGCGTCGTCGGGCCGGACGCGCGCGTCATGATGGCACGCCGCTGGCACGGCGACAGCGCCGCGGTGATGTTGTTCAACTACTCCCCCTCCCCGGCGGTTCTCGAGGTGCCGCTTCCCGCCGGCCGCTGGGTGCTGCTGCTCGACTCGGCCGACGCACGGTGGGCGGGCCCGGGCCGCGCGGCGCCACCCGAACAGGAGTCGCACGGCTCCGCGGCACTGACGCTCGCGCCCTGGTCCTTTGCGCTGTACGATAGGCAGAGTATTGAGGGCGCGGCCGAAACGGTGCGGCCGAGCTCCGCGGGGCGGTGA